The following proteins are co-located in the Sphingomonas donggukensis genome:
- a CDS encoding NAD(P)/FAD-dependent oxidoreductase has translation MSRFDIAIVGGGIAGATLAAEVAPHASVVVLEAEDVAGYHATGRSAAFWSETYGGAGIQPLTSASEAPLRDGGFLEPLGSLHIGRADEAAAIDAFLAEFDGTGVTLSRVDPAEHVPGLRADWVLGVMEPSCAYIDVAGLHAEALSRAKRSGAEVRLGAGVTGLTRSGGDWQVETASGSLTAGIVVDAAGAWADPVAAMAGARPLGIQPYRRTLMQLRTDPEAPAGMAHVAHIGHEFYFKPEAGGKLWLSPTDETPVDPHDVQPEELDVAIAIDRFEHVVDWRVTALERKWAGLRSFAPDRLPVYGFDADVPGFFWCAGQGGFGIQTAPAAAHVTAALLLGRAPDPTIAAIDLDRYSPARFATSLV, from the coding sequence ATGAGTCGGTTCGATATCGCCATCGTCGGCGGGGGGATCGCCGGCGCGACGCTGGCCGCCGAAGTCGCGCCCCACGCCTCGGTCGTGGTGCTGGAGGCGGAGGACGTCGCCGGATACCACGCCACCGGTCGCTCGGCGGCGTTCTGGTCCGAAACCTATGGCGGGGCAGGCATCCAGCCGCTGACCAGCGCGTCGGAAGCACCTTTACGCGACGGCGGGTTCCTCGAACCGCTCGGCTCGCTCCACATCGGGCGCGCCGACGAGGCCGCGGCGATCGACGCGTTTCTGGCGGAATTCGACGGCACCGGCGTCACCCTGTCGCGCGTCGATCCCGCCGAGCATGTTCCCGGCCTGCGTGCAGACTGGGTGCTGGGGGTGATGGAGCCGAGCTGCGCGTACATCGACGTCGCCGGGCTCCACGCCGAGGCCCTGTCGCGGGCAAAGCGCAGCGGTGCGGAGGTGCGGCTGGGCGCCGGCGTCACCGGTCTGACCCGCTCCGGCGGCGACTGGCAGGTGGAGACGGCGAGCGGGTCGCTGACCGCGGGGATCGTCGTCGATGCCGCCGGCGCCTGGGCCGATCCGGTCGCCGCGATGGCCGGAGCTCGCCCGCTCGGTATCCAGCCCTATCGCCGCACGCTGATGCAGCTGCGCACCGATCCGGAGGCGCCCGCGGGCATGGCGCATGTCGCCCACATCGGTCACGAATTCTACTTCAAGCCCGAAGCCGGCGGAAAACTCTGGCTCTCCCCGACCGACGAGACGCCGGTCGATCCGCACGACGTGCAGCCCGAGGAACTGGACGTCGCCATCGCCATCGACCGGTTCGAACACGTCGTCGACTGGCGAGTGACCGCGCTGGAGCGGAAATGGGCAGGGCTGCGCAGCTTCGCGCCCGACCGGCTGCCGGTGTACGGCTTCGATGCCGATGTCCCCGGCTTCTTCTGGTGTGCGGGGCAGGGCGGCTTCGGCATCCAGACCGCGCCGGCCGCCGCGCATGTCACCGCCGCGCTGCTGCTGGGCCGCGCCCCCGACCCGACGATCGCCGCGATCGATCTCGACCGCTATTCACCGGCGCGATTTGCGACTAGCCTTGTCTAG
- a CDS encoding YegP family protein: MAHKFVIEQNKAGEYVAKFKYNAETIFWTEGYKSRSSAQNAIDSILKNGPGAAQE, translated from the coding sequence ATGGCGCACAAGTTCGTGATCGAGCAGAACAAGGCGGGCGAATATGTCGCCAAATTCAAATACAACGCCGAAACGATCTTCTGGACCGAAGGCTACAAGAGCCGGTCGAGCGCGCAGAACGCGATCGATTCGATCCTGAAGAACGGACCCGGCGCCGCCCAGGAGTAG
- the rnhA gene encoding ribonuclease HI, with protein sequence MTSELPHVEIATDGACKGNPGPGGWGALLRFGGVEKEMSGAEAVSTNNRMELMAAIRGLEALTKPCRVTLSTDSRYVMDGLTKWIHGWQKNGWKTADRKPVKNAELWQALLAASKPHRIEWKWVKGHAGHPDNERADRLASDAALSVG encoded by the coding sequence ATGACTTCTGAGCTGCCCCATGTCGAAATCGCCACCGATGGCGCATGCAAGGGCAATCCCGGCCCCGGCGGCTGGGGCGCCCTTCTGCGCTTCGGCGGGGTGGAGAAGGAGATGTCGGGGGCGGAAGCCGTGTCGACCAATAACCGCATGGAATTGATGGCGGCGATCCGCGGGCTGGAGGCGCTGACGAAGCCGTGCCGCGTGACGCTGTCGACCGACAGCCGCTACGTCATGGACGGGCTGACCAAGTGGATCCACGGCTGGCAGAAGAACGGCTGGAAGACCGCCGACCGCAAGCCGGTGAAGAATGCCGAGCTGTGGCAGGCGCTGCTGGCCGCGTCGAAGCCGCACCGCATCGAATGGAAATGGGTGAAGGGCCACGCCGGCCACCCCGACAACGAACGCGCCGACCGGCTGGCGAGCGACGCGGCGCTGTCGGTGGGCTGA
- the thrB gene encoding homoserine kinase, translated as MAVYTHVSAEALGDFLARYDVGELVSAKGIAEGVENSNYLVDTTAGRFILTLYERRVAAGDLPYFMALLDHLAAKGLAVPPAIKDRAGVAIQTLAGRPACLIAFLPGVSVSHPTVAQAHAAGEALAQMHVALGDFAGDRANTMGHAHWRPLLDRCGDGIDSIAPGLFIRVAAALDDVLAAWPSDLATSAIHADLFPDNVLMLGDRVTGLIDFYFACTDIRAYDLAITHSSWAFDASGAPIDPAVGQALLDGYESVLPLTEAERAAMPVLAQGACIRFLLSRAYDWVNTPADALVTRKDPLAYLRRLDWYEAHPKAFTR; from the coding sequence TTGGCCGTCTATACCCACGTCTCGGCGGAGGCGCTGGGCGATTTCCTCGCGCGCTACGACGTCGGAGAACTGGTGTCGGCGAAGGGCATTGCCGAGGGTGTCGAGAATTCGAACTACCTTGTCGACACGACTGCGGGTCGCTTCATCCTGACGCTGTACGAACGCCGCGTGGCCGCGGGTGACCTGCCCTATTTCATGGCGCTGCTCGATCACCTCGCAGCCAAGGGGCTCGCCGTCCCGCCCGCGATCAAGGACCGCGCCGGCGTTGCGATCCAGACGTTGGCCGGGCGGCCCGCGTGCCTGATCGCGTTCCTGCCCGGCGTATCGGTCAGCCACCCGACCGTGGCGCAGGCGCACGCGGCGGGGGAGGCGCTGGCGCAGATGCACGTCGCGCTCGGCGATTTCGCCGGCGACCGTGCGAACACGATGGGGCACGCGCATTGGCGCCCGCTGCTCGATCGGTGTGGCGACGGGATCGACTCCATCGCGCCCGGCCTGTTCATTCGCGTCGCCGCCGCGCTCGACGACGTGCTCGCCGCCTGGCCGAGCGACCTCGCGACGTCGGCGATCCATGCCGATCTGTTTCCCGATAACGTGCTGATGCTCGGCGACCGCGTCACCGGGCTGATCGACTTCTATTTCGCCTGCACCGATATCCGCGCCTACGACCTTGCCATCACTCACTCGTCCTGGGCGTTCGACGCATCGGGCGCGCCGATCGACCCCGCCGTGGGCCAGGCGCTGCTCGACGGCTATGAATCCGTCCTGCCGCTGACCGAAGCCGAACGCGCGGCGATGCCGGTGCTGGCGCAGGGAGCCTGCATCCGCTTCCTGCTGTCGCGCGCTTACGACTGGGTAAACACGCCCGCCGACGCGCTGGTGACGCGCAAGGATCCCCTCGCCTATCTCCGCCGCCTCGACTGGTACGAGGCGCATCCGAAAGCCTTTACCCGATGA
- the ispH gene encoding 4-hydroxy-3-methylbut-2-enyl diphosphate reductase, whose amino-acid sequence MTDQSKPVLELMIAAPRGFCAGVDRAIQIVELAIERYGAPVYVRHEIVHNKFVVDTLRGKGAVFVETLDDVPDGVPVVFSAHGVPKAVPAKAESRGLSYLDATCPLVSKVHRQAERLVAAGRHILFVGHAGHPEVIGTFGQVPEGSMTLIETVADAEALAPADPENLAFLTQTTLSVDDTAAVMAVLMRRFPSIVAPKADDICYATSNRQSAVKAIAASVDLVLVLGASNSSNSVRLVEVAEREGTPARLVQRATDLDWAWLDGVGAVGITAGASAPEVLVRELVDLLATRFDVREREVETTRESIAFKLPRELQAA is encoded by the coding sequence ATGACCGATCAATCCAAACCCGTCCTGGAACTGATGATCGCGGCGCCCCGCGGCTTTTGCGCAGGCGTCGACCGCGCGATCCAGATCGTCGAGCTGGCGATCGAACGCTATGGCGCGCCGGTGTATGTGCGGCACGAAATCGTCCACAACAAATTCGTGGTCGACACCCTGCGCGGCAAGGGCGCGGTGTTCGTCGAGACGCTGGACGACGTCCCCGACGGCGTACCCGTCGTGTTTTCCGCCCACGGCGTGCCCAAGGCGGTGCCGGCCAAGGCCGAATCGCGCGGGCTGTCCTACCTCGACGCCACCTGCCCGCTGGTCAGCAAGGTGCATCGCCAGGCCGAGCGGCTGGTCGCTGCCGGGCGCCACATCCTGTTCGTCGGCCACGCCGGCCACCCCGAGGTCATCGGCACGTTCGGCCAGGTGCCCGAGGGGTCGATGACGCTGATCGAGACGGTCGCCGATGCCGAGGCGCTGGCGCCGGCCGACCCCGAAAACCTCGCCTTTCTGACCCAGACCACGCTGTCGGTCGACGACACCGCGGCGGTGATGGCGGTGCTGATGCGCCGCTTCCCCAGCATCGTCGCGCCCAAGGCCGACGACATCTGCTACGCGACGTCGAACCGCCAGTCGGCGGTGAAGGCGATCGCGGCGTCGGTCGACCTGGTGCTGGTGCTGGGCGCCTCAAATTCGTCCAATTCGGTGCGGCTGGTAGAGGTTGCCGAGCGCGAGGGCACGCCCGCCCGGCTGGTCCAGCGCGCGACCGATCTCGACTGGGCGTGGCTCGACGGCGTCGGCGCGGTCGGCATCACCGCGGGCGCCTCCGCCCCGGAAGTGCTGGTGCGCGAACTCGTCGACCTGCTCGCCACCCGCTTCGACGTGCGCGAGCGCGAGGTCGAGACGACGCGCGAATCGATCGCTTTCAAGCTGCCGCGCGAACTTCAGGCGGCCTGA